Within Anolis sagrei isolate rAnoSag1 chromosome X, rAnoSag1.mat, whole genome shotgun sequence, the genomic segment ggcgaaacgtcaggagagaatgcttctagaacatggccatatagcccaaaaaacctacaacaacccagttccaaAAAGCTTCCAGAAACAGTAATTTGTGCTTAGGGCTTGAGGATCATAGGCAGAATTGGCAGACCCTTCTTCTGCTCTGTATGCATCTAAAATATGCCATAGCTTCTGGCTGTAGGATAATGGGAATGGTAGTCCAACAAGTCTAGAGCTTTGTTGACGCTCTTAGCTCCTTCCCTGTTAGATGTAGAGGCTATGACTGATCCTTTTGAGAAAACAGAGTCACATCTTCCTGTGATATAGTTTAAACGCCATAACAGTTGCAGgtaaccaaacttggtatgattTGCTACCCCATAACAAATTGATCAGTGGTTCTGCTCAGACAGGAAGCAACAGATGCAAGATAATTACCTGTTTTTTGGTTGCACCCTTCAATGCAGAGGAACTCTTTGGAAACTTATGCTTCAGCTGTTTGGTTGAACCTTTCAGAATGAACACTTTCCTGACTCTCCTCTTTTTTGCCTCATGCAGCAAGATGACCTCCTTGAAGGAAGACGTGCGTCGCAGTGCCATGCTGTGTATTCTCACAGTTCCTGCCACCATGACCAGCCACGACCTCATGAAGTTTGTGGCTTCATTCTACGATGTCATTGAGCACATGAAGATCATCCGAGACTCCACCCCAAACCAATACATGGCCCTGATCAAGTTTAGCACACAGGTAAAGACAATAACATGACTGGCTGGTTTGGTGGAAAGAAACCTCCTTCCCAACCTCATATCCTCTCTAGGGCCTTGAGCATTTGAAAAAGCGACACTGCCCACCTGTTTCTACACTTCACAGCTTCCTTATGTGAAAATGTTTGGAGGGAACCCAGGGCCAGGAGATTGAAGTCCAAGTTGTCAGTTGGTTGCAAAGCTCACCTTGGACTAGCTCTCTTTTCACCTCACTTGTTTCATAGGGTTGCTGAGAGGATAAGTTGGTGTGGCAGGAAGCCTGTGCATCTTTGTGCTCCTTGGGGAAAGGAGAGCCTGGCTCTTACAGGAAAACACCGCTCTTCTTGTCAGCCCTTCTGTTCTCAAGGCATTCAACCCCATATCCAGTTGCTGATTGAAACTGTCTGACTTCCTGCTCCAAATGGCCCTGAAGTGAAATTACGGAAGGTGGCCGGAACCATTTCCAGTTGTCTGCATGATTGAGTTTAGATGTTTGGAAGggtatgatgtgtgtgtgtgtgagagagagagtgatcTTACTGATCACTAGAGTGATAAAAAGCAAGGCTTCAGGAGATAATTTCTGGTGAAGTGTTGAGGAAATTCAGCAAAAGAAGTAAAGTGGAATTGTATCTTCAGGGATGCAGTGTGACCCCTGTTTGGCAAACCCTAGGTAGGGAGGGACCTTGAAAGCGTGCAGGTGGCTGTTAACTGCATTCTGCAACCTGGGAGTCTTAATTGCTTATTAAGCTCTTTCTTAATATTGAGAGCATGCAGTTAATGTTTTCCAACATGAGTTTGAAATCTGATGCATGTGAAGGTAGGTTATGAAAACTGTAAGGATAGAAATTGACTTCCCAAAGATGAAGCTTCTTGATTCTGAGTGgggttgctctctctctctctatttgtcCCTTCATATAAGCTTGTGCCTTTGGTGGGAACTACTTCAGTTGATTTTTTACTGTAACAGTCTATATCCTTTCCACCAGaatttctcaatctctctctttttcacttATAGGCTGATGCGGATAGCTTTTATATAGCTTGCAATGGCCGGCAATTTAACTCCATAGAAGAGGATGTTTGTCAGCTGGTCTATGTGGAGAGGGCAGAAGTCTTCAAGTCAGAAGATGTAAgtgtcctcttccttctcttatcTTTTCTTAATGGAATTCAGCATCTTCCCTGGATGCAGACCTTTGGCCTTGGAAGAACTTGCCTCCTAGCTTCATAAACAGAACCACCTATTTCTGATGAAAGGGAAGATCTTGATTGAATTCTTCAAGCATATCAGCTGACTATCAAGCTCGGAGAGGAACCAGCTTTGCTTCCTGTGGGATGGAGTGccagcctgggagcagccaccaaaaaggccctctctcaagTTTTCACCAAATATGCTGTTATGGTGGTTGGACAAAAAAAAAGCCCTGATAAAAGCAGGTTGATAACTGCGATATGCTGTCTTGGATATAGCCACTGTTTGGAAATTGTTACATTGATCAGGGTGTCTCTCTCTTTGCACAAAGGGGGCCAGTCTTCCTGTCATGGACCTAACCGAGCTTCCAAAGTGCACTGTCTGCTTGGAGCGAATGGATGAGTCTGTCAACGGCATTCTTACGACGCTTTGCAACCACAGCTTCCATAGCCAATGTCTGCAGCGTTGGGAGGACACCACGTAAGATACGTTCTTCTACTCGGTAGCTGTTTGTTTGGCACAAGCTGGAGCATGCAGAGAAAAAAGTATATTTGTCAGAGGAAAGGTTTTGCTGTTCCGGATGTAATGCAGTGCTGCTCAAGGCTTTGATAGTTCCAGAAAATATTTTCGTACTCTGTTTGGGGTAGGATCTGAGTTAGGCTGCTCATTTTGCCCATCAGTATACACCTCGGAAAGGTGAACAGGGTGCTAGCCCATTCAGATGCTTGGCTTCCTCACAGAAAAATTCCTTGTTCCCAAGAGGTATAGTGGCAGGTGTTTTGTGCTCAAATTGTGGGATTAAGATTGGCAAAGTGGGATTGGAATGAGATAGTTGAACTCCCCTTGCAGGCTCTCCAATGCTCACCAGGTAAGCTCAGCTTCTTGGAGGCTTGAATATCCAGGAAGGTCAGCTTTGTGTGAGCACTGTGGTGATCCACTGCCTCCAATCATTAGGAGGCAGTGGACCAGTACCTACCCATGCCCACAGTGTGTTTGGCCTGGATTAGTAACTgtcctctcccttctcttccaggTGTCCTGTGTGCCGGTATTGCCAGACACCTGAACCTGTTGAGGAGAACAAGTGCTTTGAGTGTGGTGTCCAAGAAGTGAGTGGGTCTGGGGAGGGAGTGGCCAGGGAAGGGGCCATTGGCATTCTCTCTTTGTCGGGAGAGCCTTGGCTTTGCAAGGAGAGCTGTGTCGACATGGGAACACCAACCTATCCTCCCCTAAGGGTCTCTTCCAGTGTCTTAGTTCAGATAACACATATCTCCCACAGAATCTATGGATCTGCCTGATCTGTGGGCACATTGGCTGCGGGCGCTACGTGAGTCGGCATGCCTACAAGCACTTTGAAGAGACTCAACACACCTATGCTATGCAGCTGACCAACCACCGGGTCTGGGACTATGCAGGAGGTATTTCCCTATCCTTTAAGCCACTTGTGGCAGCAAGGaacctttttgaaaaatgaaaagggCAATATTTGTTGGGttgtttcaaaaaggaaaaagcatTTACAGTGtaaagcagcaacagcagcagtttcagcagatcagaagcttcttgagcCTAGCAGTGGAGCAATTTACAAGAGCAGAGTGAAGTGCTAAAAGTTACAAAAGACTTTATTGAAAGAACTACATTTGTATCTAGGAAAGTGGGGTCCTAGCTACCTAACTGTTTCTCTGGAGACACCTTGGctttctccatgctcacaggagaagaacaaaaGTGAAGACTCAGAGGATTGTCATGTGGCATGTCCCTGAGAAGTATCAGTGTaacaaagaagagaaagatagagagagagagagaggcagataaAGAAGGCAATGGGGGAAGGGCTTTCCCTGCCAGCAAACCCGTTTGCCTGTCTGTTTCCTTGATGAAGGCTACAAACTTGTGCAGGATAGGGTTGGGTTCCAACAATAGTAAACCTCCCTCTTTACATGTTGAAAAAAATGATGTTGATTTCAGTGAAGGCAGGAGAATCCTGGCCAGAGCACAGCTCCCTCTGGGGTTTTGCATTCTGCCTCCCTTGAACTCTCCAGGGCCTGTCCCCATTCTGTAGGATGAGATTGGAAGGAGCTGTGGGGCTCTCAGCCGAGTGAGGCTTTCTCTCTGCATTGGCAAAGAGTGGAAAGGGTTTGCACAGGTGCCTCTATGCGCCTTCCCCTTTGGCTTTCTTCAGAACCAACCTCTTCTCCTCTAGTTGTTAGAAACTTGCCTCCAATGACCAGCAAGGTTGTTGCCTTTCTCTCTAGACAATTACGTCCACCGGCTGGTGGCCAGCAAGACCGATGGAAAGCTAGTCCAGTACGAGTGCGAGGGGGAGGTGTGCCAGGAGGAGAAGATCGATGCCTTGCAGCTAGAGGTAAGCCTGCTTTGGCCTTAGCATTCGTTCTAACGCCATGGGTGCCCTGGGGAGAGTTCCTCGGTTGCCACCCTGAAGCTGGCTGTTTTCTTTGAGGTGCGGAGTCTGTGTTTGTGCTGGCATAGTCCTGAAGAAATGAGTTGTGCTGGAACCATACAAAATGAGCCCGAGTGCTGAGGGAACTTGCCCTTTCCAGTCACACCTTTCTGAGTTTTTCTGTGGGTTATTAAGCTTAGATTTCTCTTCCCATGGTTTTATGCACACACTGGGTCTGGGGGGACTCCCACATAAATTAGAAAAAGGTACAAGCATAGGAATGTCTCAATAGCAGGGCATTTAAAACCATGGCAAGAACAGTTGTAAAAAGCAGCATTTGCAGACCATTGTGAAAGAAGAGTTCACTGCAGGTCACGATTGAGGCCCCTCTGGTAGTCTAGATGTTcgattacagctcccagcattcctcttcCTTGGCTGGAGCTGTTGGAAGTGGCCGCCCAGTGAGCCCTGGGGGTCTGCAGGCTTCCCAACCTCCCAAGAAGGTAGGTGGTCTCTTCCTGCCTACATCCATGACATTTCCATGTCTTTCTTTCTCCACTGAATGCAGTACTCGTACTTGCTGACAAGTCAGTTGGAGTCCCAGCGTATCTACTGGGAGAACAAGATTGTCCGAATAGAGAAGGATACCGCCGAAGAGGTGAGTCCATCGTGGACAGGAATGCATTTACCGAGAGCAGAGGTATCAaacttgtggctctccaggtgttttggacttcagctccaagaatccctggccattggataagctggctagggcttctgaaaGTTGGAagaccaaacacctggagggctacaagtTTGACAGCTCTGGCCTCGAGGATAGCAAGCTAAAGGCAGAGCTGTAGGAGAGTGAACAAGTGCGTGCCACCATTCCTTCCACCCCCTGAATGCCTAGATTTGCCTTAAATGAAGTCTGCATGCAGGttcattgtcagaaatattaaaaaataactgggtatttttgattccAAAAAAGTGAGTCAAACACttaaagagttagtaggccaaagcctgttagaattAGTGgggcaaagctagtgtcgtcctgtggagtgtgaggtaaacctctgtgtgtgagaaagctccagtgtgaaggctgctgcgtgtaaagctactatgtatttgttttttgtgtgtgtgttatggaaacctagttcttgtaaatagtgcacccatattattttactacaaagaaaccCTCCTAAGAAAGAGATAACTTTAGGCTATTGGTGCTGGggcacgctgctgctaataagttactcgactgtacatttatgaggagggtcttttgttaataagcccacttgcccaacatccATCACAGTCATCATGTTTTCCCTGGCCCTCCATCCCTCAGAGGGACTAGTAGCATAGTTTTGGCTTCCTGGGGCAAAGCATGAAACCTCTGCCTTGGTGGGGATGTCTTTTGTTGCCTTCTGTCCCATCACTCAGTTCTTTATCAGAATCCTCCAGTAGGGGGCGTCTTAGGTAGGCGACTTGTTCCCCTTCAGGcctcaactcccataatccctgaCTGTCAGCGAGAGTTTGTGGCTGCTGGAGTGCATAATCTTTGGTGGGCATCAGATACGAAACAGGAATCGAAAGCTCACACAGGTGGCTTTTTACTctccttctttgctttgtgtGCCTTTGGTGGAGAACACAGTGCCAGCCGAAGGGAGTCCTGTGATCCCGTTGCTGACTGTGGCAGTTTTTTTCAAAGACAAAACCTATTtcagtttgctttttgttttgaatGATGGGGCAGGAACTCTGACAGACCCTCCTCTCTGCCAGCAAGTTCTGTGCAAGCTGACTGCTTTTGCCGCTTGCAACCAGCACCAGCTTCCTAGTTAAAGATTACTTTTTAAATAGCAGGTCTGATTGTGATTCTTAAGAATGAAGGAGTCAGTGGAAGGTGGATTTTGGGAAGGCGTTTGCCCTGAGATGGGTGGCATCTTGGTTGCAAAGGGCAGCGGTCCAAGCCCACACTCTCCCATTTTGCCTTTATCTTGAAATGTATTTCCAGAATCTAGGATGGGGCCAAAAGTGTAGCAATCTTTCCAGGAGCCTCAACTCTCACCCTGAAAACTGCCATGTGGACTTTGgcctgcttgaaatttctctcactttgtgtgttctttttttttataaACCAGATTAACAACATGAAGTCTAAATTTAAAGAGACCATTGAGAAATGTGATTCACTGGAACAGAGACTGAATGACCTACTCAAAGAGAAGCAGTCTCTGGAAAGAAAGTATGTGATTCCCATTTAGCATTGGTGTTGCACACAGACGTTTGTTTTCCTTTATATAttcattgttgttgctgctgttcctGTTTTATTCCTTTACATCCCTCTTTTATCCTAGTATATGGGACTCAGGGCTATTTGCTTAATATTAAACCAGAACCAATTAATAATTCAGTGGGGACCCCCATCTCTGTGGAGGGAGGCATTCCTGAACTTACCCTGGATACTCAGGAACTCCCCCAGTTGAGAACATTCCCCTTTTCCTGCAGGTTTGCTGTGACCTCCCTCGAGCTGGCGGGGTCTCACTGATCAACTCCGCTCTTGTTCTTTCCTCAGGTGCACCCAGCTGAGTGCCAAGGTGTGCAAGCTCACCACGGAGCTGAAGGAGGAGCAGGAGATGAACAAGTGTTTGCGCGCCAACCAGCTCTTGCTTCAGAACAagctgaaggaggaggagaagctgcTCAAGGAGACCTGTGAGCAGAAGGACCTGC encodes:
- the BRAP gene encoding BRCA1-associated protein isoform X1, whose amino-acid sequence is MSVSLVVLRLELAESSPLPGGFPYSAAATEMSDEEIQEKSLAVATASLEGKAAVERASLIHQHIGRREMTDMIIETLKPDTADEVKVAMEKGKASETSSAEDRGKHEGQSTSLGTMLDSPSKQLPDQISFFSGNPSVEIVHGIMHLYKTNKMTSLKEDVRRSAMLCILTVPATMTSHDLMKFVASFYDVIEHMKIIRDSTPNQYMALIKFSTQADADSFYIACNGRQFNSIEEDVCQLVYVERAEVFKSEDGASLPVMDLTELPKCTVCLERMDESVNGILTTLCNHSFHSQCLQRWEDTTCPVCRYCQTPEPVEENKCFECGVQENLWICLICGHIGCGRYVSRHAYKHFEETQHTYAMQLTNHRVWDYAGDNYVHRLVASKTDGKLVQYECEGEVCQEEKIDALQLEYSYLLTSQLESQRIYWENKIVRIEKDTAEEINNMKSKFKETIEKCDSLEQRLNDLLKEKQSLERKCTQLSAKVCKLTTELKEEQEMNKCLRANQLLLQNKLKEEEKLLKETCEQKDLQITEIQEQLRDVMFYLETQQKINHLPVEARQEIQDGQINIAMASASSAAGVAGKPSARKGRGKRGK
- the BRAP gene encoding BRCA1-associated protein isoform X2 — its product is MKCYRPNNSSSKPAGAASQGERAFNLDKAERAPTTAFFPYPPSRCPKQSQCKGLLPIKESRHCKATEMSDEEIQEKSLAVATASLEGKAAVERASLIHQHIGRREMTDMIIETLKPDTADEVKVAMEKGKASETSSAEDRGKHEGQSTSLGTMLDSPSKQLPDQISFFSGNPSVEIVHGIMHLYKTNKMTSLKEDVRRSAMLCILTVPATMTSHDLMKFVASFYDVIEHMKIIRDSTPNQYMALIKFSTQADADSFYIACNGRQFNSIEEDVCQLVYVERAEVFKSEDGASLPVMDLTELPKCTVCLERMDESVNGILTTLCNHSFHSQCLQRWEDTTCPVCRYCQTPEPVEENKCFECGVQENLWICLICGHIGCGRYVSRHAYKHFEETQHTYAMQLTNHRVWDYAGDNYVHRLVASKTDGKLVQYECEGEVCQEEKIDALQLEYSYLLTSQLESQRIYWENKIVRIEKDTAEEINNMKSKFKETIEKCDSLEQRLNDLLKEKQSLERKCTQLSAKVCKLTTELKEEQEMNKCLRANQLLLQNKLKEEEKLLKETCEQKDLQITEIQEQLRDVMFYLETQQKINHLPVEARQEIQDGQINIAMASASSAAGVAGKPSARKGRGKRGK